One Littorina saxatilis isolate snail1 linkage group LG11, US_GU_Lsax_2.0, whole genome shotgun sequence genomic window, tattatattgatgaaatttccgctgtttgcgccgttttcgataattaggtacaccggctggaacgggtatttccgtaaacgcagcctcgagtgtcaatgacgacaaacacagagtcaatgacgacaaacacagagtcggcaccgagtgcattttTCACTCGTAGCAaacatgagcatttcgatcggggtttgttttccgactttgcaactcccattccattcattgcagaccttgtccgccttgtacgaatatgtatcggtcagttgaccaccaaaacgtaaaaactatcggtccatcgaccggacaaggctaggtccaatgcgtcaaatcagaaaggaatgcgtcaCAGACaaaagaccgaggcctggcaacaacaccGTATAGCATGTTAAATTCTTTACACAAGAAACTGTTTCCTTGATAGTACAATAATTGATTGCAACTCGACTAGGAAATGTCCTGAACTATAGACCAAGTTGTGGTTTCTGGCTCAGGAAAGCTGAATTTTAAGTAAATTGGTCAACCATGAATTGTCGCAGTCAGTGAGTTACTACTTCTCACAGTTTCTTTCATTGACTTTTACCTTGGCAAGTTTTCTTCCTTTGTGCAGGTGGTGACAGCATAGGGTAATCGCAGGAAGAAGGTGTGCTAtcagaatcaaaatcactcTCCTGACAGTAGTCTTCatcctaaaacaaaatattcacagttaAGTTAATGTGATGTCTCTTGCAAGGCGGAGCATAGAATCATGTGGAACTTTTATTTaaactaaaacatcacaatTTAAACCCCAAAAGGTATTTGTAAGTAGATCGGAATATCGGGTCAATTTTTGAAAAAGGACTTGGAGAAAGTATGATCACATTCACACCAtttttgacatatatatatacatgcgtgtgtgttaaaTCCCACAGGGGAGCTAGGTCGATCGACCAAATGTCATCCTAAAGCTCCtattgtacaatactttcaacGTATTTTCTttcgccctaaggtttggtacttcctttcaaatctcaaaaaagtgttgttgtctgatgttgatgtcgtgtaccaaaaagaaataaaaacgtgtataaaaaaaaaaaactgaaaaaataaaattctcaaaaaagtaatatgtcatttttttttagtaaCAACCCAGATCCAATTCGCCAAATGTCGCCCTAACGCTCCCATTATACAATACTTTTGATTACGGCGACCAAaattataacatatatatatatatatatatgtgaccctccaccacggaatgagtcgcatgtcatctttgcatgattttcatatttttacattttcctaaagagtgttttatgctctatccagtggtgaaaaccgttttagaaaagagcaaaaactgtttgagttataagcctgtgactaaagtgaccctcacgctgttaccatgcactctccggacttatatcaagcctagcgcagaaccgcgcgaggtgacatgcgactcatttcgtgttggagggtcacatatatgcatgtgtgttaaaTCCCACAGGGGAGCTAGGTCGACCAAATGTCATCCTAAAGCTCCtattgtacaatactttcaCATATTTTTttcgccctaaggtttggtgcttcctttcaaatctaaaaaaaagtgttgctgtctgatgttgatgtcgtgtaccaagaagaaacaagaagagcaaacgctcgatcgagtcactttcgcagttctgaatattatatgaggcatcagatggacaggaagaaattgctattcacaacacaatgagtcacgttcacataaaatttgagcccggtcacttttatagtttccgagaaaagcccaacgttaagttgtgtgttgccgaacagaaaaggctagttatctcccttgtttttctgataacgttcgtaaaaggctacagatgtaaatactttgatgtaaagaataatcctacaaagtttcaatcacatccgatgaactttgtcaaagatataaaatgtctaatttttcctttgacgctgacctgtgaccttgaaaaaggtcaaaggtcaacgaaaccatcgttaaagtgtagaggtcattggaggtcacgactaaacaaaatatgagcccgatcgctttgatagtttccgagaaaagtccaacgttaaggtggtgtctacggacggccggccggacggccggccggacagactaacactgaccgattacatagagtcactttttctcaagtgactcaataaaaacgtgtataaaaaaaaaatctcaaaaaagtaaaatgtcattttagtaacaacccagatccaattcgccaaatgtcgccctaaagctcccattatacaatacttttgattagggcaaccaaaattataacatatatatatatatatattgtgttaAATCCTATAGGGGAGTTAGGTCAACCAAATGTCGTCCTAAAGGTAAAGCTCCaattgtacaatactttcaacTTATATTTTgtcgccctaaggtttggtgATTCTTTTAAAATCTCAAATTTCATTTTACTGACAACCCAGATCCCATTCTCTATCAAGCAGACATACAAGCTTATGTCGACACATGCTTCCAGACAAATTTGCAATAACAATAGAATCATTTCCCATAATACTATGGCAGCTTAGCACACCTGCCTTTCGTTGAGTCTCCACAATCATCATTTTGATTATTCTGAGACTATGATGCATGCTGGGTGTGTTTCTGCAGGTTGCATTGACCCGAGTTGGACATTGGCGTCAGGATCAAGTCCAAGCTTGATTTTGAGTGCATATATGTACTCAGAATACTGAATAGACCTCCCTTTAAAATCTCATCCCAAAGAGTAGTGAGACACCGCCCTCCATGAGGGGTCAAGTTAACAGCAGTGTACAACTCAGACAGTCACTTATCCAAGTACTTGGCTAGGCTCGGCATTGCTTAACTTTGTCATTGAGTGAGACTGCAAGCAGCCCACTCGGCCACTATGGTCCAATAAATATTCGTGTTAAAATAAATGTGATGCTTTTGACACAGATCATCATAATGGTCCTGACTTGCCTCAATTATGTGCTtatcttgtgtgtttttctggatTACACAGGTACTGTAGTTAATGTCCAACTATCCTAAAAATTAACAGTTTCTTGGTAGTGAATGCGAGTATGTGTAAGAATGTTGTGACTTTTACATACTTTCTTTTTATTCTAAATTCAACCAATCTatatatgtacgtgtgtgtgtgttaaagccaAATGTTGCCCTAAAGCTCCCATTATACAAAACATTCCACTTAGGCATAGGGCGACCGACAAGTATgggttatatgaagtcttatatcgcgcgcgtatctccagactcggactcaaggcgccgtgtgagatggatttttttacacaatacatcacgcattcacatcgaccagcagatcgcagccatttcggcgcatatcctactgttcacggcctattattcaaagtcacacgggtattttggtggacatttttttaatctatggctatacaattttgccaggaaagacccttttgtcaatcgtgggatctttaacgtgcacaccccaatgtagtgtacacgaagggacctcggtttttcgtctcatccgaaagactagcacttgaacccaccacctaggttaggaaaggggggagaaaattgctaacgccccgacacagggtcgaactcacttccgagcgcaagtgcgttaccactcggccacccattggTGCCTTTTCTCCAATTTCATTAGACTGACAACATCGACCTAGAGGTGGCTAAATCCCATTTCCTggaaagtttaaaaaataaaagcgGTCAAttttcgtcctgatatggctctgcgtagtcggctggacgttaagcaacaaataaacaaacaaaaacggtcAATTTCATAATGGAGGTAACCCGTGAGTAAGTTCAAAATCACAATGCTTTTCGTACCTGTTCATCTCcaaatgaggctggtggtatcggTACATTTCCAGATGAGGCTTttggtagcggtacatctccagatgaggctggtggtatcagtacatctccagataaggctggtggtatcggtacatttccagatgaggctggtggtatcggtacatttccagataagactggtgatagcggtacatctccagatgaggctgatgatagcggtacatctccagatgaggctggtgatagcggtacatctccagatgaggctggtggtatcggtacatttccagataaggctggtgatagcggtacatctccagatgaggttGGTGGTATcagtacatctccagataaggctggtgatagcggtacatctccagatgaggctggtgatacTGGTACATGTCCAGATAAGACTGGTGAAACTGGTACATATCCAGATAAGGCTGGTGATACTGGTaaatctccagatgaggctggtgatggcggtacatctccagatgaggctggtgatactggtacatctccagataagGCTTGTGATACTAGTACATCTCCAGACGAGGCTGGCAATACTTGTACATCTCCAAATGAGGCTGGCAATactggtacatctccagatgaggcctGAGGTAccagtacatctccagatgaggctgataaAAAACAAATCATATCTTTTAACTGACAGAAGCATgtgttgcatatatatatatattgtaataCAGACCTTGGGACCTCAATTTTGCCATGgagtttaacaaaaaaaaagctacgtgcattttcagaaaaatgagagtACTCCACATAACTTTTAAtcattcatttcaaacatgctgCACACACCgtcattgataaaaaaaaaagatggaaatctttgttgattttttctttAAGAGAAGACCTAATGTCATTAGACATCTGTTTCATCATTGCTGTAGCCTTCTTGCAGGAACACTTAGACTTCTGCGCGATGTTTAAGACAGGAAACACACTTTTGACAGCTTGTAAAATCACATCTGCTGTGCTCAATGACAAATTCATTTTCACTATCAGCTCGGATAACATCGCTTTGGCATGTACTGCACCCTGTTCCTCGGGTAGATCTTTTGCAAAAGACAAAGTCTGTGATGCTCCTCATGCTGGCAGCGGCTTTTCTTGGTGTTGTCAATTTCAGGATCCCTATGAGTCTAGCTTTGACATGCAGTGTCTATCGATGTCAAACTTGGAAAACATACGTTGAAAGGAATTCCTGTTCCCGAACAGCCTTTTTCTTTGCTCCTGCTGAGGATCcacctctttgttgttgtttttgcatgaTAAAAATTGAGCTTTCCACGCTTTGAGCTGATCAACGCAACTGATCTCGTTTAGTCACTTCATACGAGATTCAAAATGGCCATAGTAacaggttgtttttttacactAACTGAGTGAACCGAAAGTAGAAACTCAAGAAGTCTAGGaattatttctctttttttccacaGACCGTAT contains:
- the LOC138979410 gene encoding uncharacterized protein, with protein sequence MALRNNSGAPEREGTMEQKVPAGGRQSVIPQLAAVQTSCGTARGAGGRRVTEEKTQASSGDVLVPQASSGDVPVLPASFGDVQVLPASSGDVLVSQALSGDVPVSPASSGDVPPSPASSGDLPVSPALSGYVPVSPVLSGHVPVSPASSGDVPLSPALSGDVLIPPTSSGDVPLSPALSGNVPIPPASSGDVPLSPASSGDVPLSSASSGDVPLSPVLSGNVPIPPASSGNVPIPPALSGDVLIPPASSGDVPLPKASSGNVPIPPASFGDEQDEDYCQESDFDSDSTPSSCDYPMLSPPAQRKKTCQGMVTTSQQSLVFSMAGWHPVALAPQAMMLPAQSVSRLTSPNNVQLPTDLTVLQQQLRTPGMLFFSVWHHRI